A single Anopheles funestus chromosome 2RL, idAnoFuneDA-416_04, whole genome shotgun sequence DNA region contains:
- the LOC125763369 gene encoding restin homolog yields the protein MGGVQSANDGREIQTSERESTPIHTLPNAALPENEAAMKTDDDEVHDTNPPMDDPEQNDDEQRARDSDAANDSDDSMTAKCRARKMTTELANFRRNLQQKRQLHQSKLVAVKDELEHLRKALAEEKSRNRALIKYVQQQEHQLAKQTHGTEASTASPLCDVRREALEIVAHGENALEPAERRVNAEAVVDESRDQSSSARGQSVERSDDERLALKRELAESQHALQCTTGELLELRHELAQLKTQLRAQQDEASAESARQSAAARTLKAELAETQFRLQISQAEALSLQTDVDQLRNQVKSLKDVIKAGKEIIAIREDQVEQLKGKLRQIEDTLQERELQIMSDDLRREYDRQLTNIRNLRDLYEERERVSRMERDNLVRQLDLKKNELATEQEKNKNLEALMESLQTDLTRLRTELEQTQEKLSQSQAESKQLQLEMGVVNQFISKFLLGMSRKPTVSDVNIDKLAAVLEENRDLLIEMTKDEAETIDTGAFLPRALYDLITEVDEANEQIETDGAEQDEPDASGGEEEFTDVQKASPEQIADKLPKVWRVLIELVNHQERAQPVPFVEGGESEECLKSVQTRNGPKTVVSVSKTYIKLKDLILEKKSLKKETNRLRTLNSHLERRLDSQEKRLSAVSLELTKTWHLVGKMQRQHRQLHTQEQILRYHLQQKRRLLSELKEELEYCRLKWSAARAKNIESEDQWKSLKADFAARRKQDSLNNSGESGYSDEQPSDEEEVVNRKSSLANQQSPVYSEGLEADKWNQMVGRLDKCFVGSSVSNIYHLAVASVLRKAHSESDMKSLENVERANRFCNEKIEDLPIFPYEEDEAGPEPEEIPVVLRKKRRSASKKGKKRHNDAGQPESAQDMFLRLMNLAEAGQEVEEDDEDGEDDEQDFERTGTGNDNAEGEYSENESASELSEEELECLELAVMDERAESSVTQERFEGPDASSHFDADRELSSEELFQRKREARLQRMAELNSRLDRYSSPTPSASPAEVPQTAANEGTSSSVDKTEEQVVLSEDEQKYLQRRAERLERLEREAKEFRNRLSKTVHRGTEIAAQIDEIHNGFMARQSESSPVAGCSGVAQTNDKVDLSCFTDKEREYTSARTERLERLENESQKLLRQMNQTIRRGSSLTTKLDMLHTRYGSPATNEPEASVETNSSEQMKPSDESGPIESCQAESTELSVRQDTVTEQEQQQDYTVAGPYMPMGPIELVLVSDEEVMQEVRNLLEDENASLHDSETSNENPEQS from the exons ATGGGGGGCGTACAGTCGGCCAACGATGGCCGGGAAATCCAAACATCCGAAAGAGAATCCACACCCATCCACACACTTCCAAATGCTGCACTGCCGGAAAATGAAGCCGCAATGAAaacagatgatgatgaagtaCATGATACAAATCCACCCATGGATGACCCTGAGCAAAATGACGATGAGCAGCGTGCACGCGATAGTGACGCTGCGAACGATAGCGATGATAGCATGACGGCAAAGTGTAGAGCACGGAAGATGACAACCGAGTTGGCAAATTTCCGCCGTAACCTGCAGCAGAAGCGACAGCTGCACCAATCGAAGCTGGTGGCCGTGAAGGATGAGCTGGAGCATCTGCGGAAAGCGTTGGCTGAGGAGAAAAGCCGCAACCGAGCACTGATCAAGTACGTTCAGCAGCAAGAGCATCAGCTAGCAAAGCAGACACACGGCACGGAAGCATCCACCGCGTCACCGTTGTGCGATGTGAGACGGGAAGCGTTGGAGATCGTAGCACACGGTGAGAACGCATTGGAACCGGCCGAACGGCGAGTGAACGCGGAAGCTGTGGTAGATGAATCGCGAGATCAGAGTTCATCGGCCCGCGGACAAAGCGTCGAACGATCGGACGACGAACGGCTGGCGCTGAAGAGAGAGCTGGCTGAGTCACAGCACGCGTTACAGTGCACAACCGGTGAGCTGCTAGAGCTGCGCCACGAGTTGGCTCAGTTGAAGACGCAGCTTCGCGCACAACAGGACGAAGCATCGGCGGAGAGCGCGCGACAAAGTGCAGCAGCTCGGACACTGAAAGCGGAACTGGCCGAGACGCAGTTCCGACTGCAGATATCCCAGGCGGAGGCACTATCGCTGCAAACCGATGTTGATCAGCTGCGGAATCAGGTGAAATCTCTCAAGGACGTTATTAAGGCTGGGAAGGAAATTATCGCGATACGGGAGGATCAAGTAGAGCAG CTGAAAGGAAAACTGCGCCAGATTGAGGACACTTTGCAGGAGCGCGAATTGCAGATTATGTCCGACGATCTGCGTCGGGAGTATGATCGACAGCTGACAAACATTCGCAACCTAAGAGATCTGTACGAAGAGCGCGAACGTGTTTCGAGAATGGAGCGTGACAATTTGGTCCGCCAGTTGGACCTGAAGAAGAACGAACTAGCGACCGAGCAGGAAAA aaataaaaatctgGAAGCATTGATGGAAAGTTTGCAGACGGATCTTACCCGTTTGCGGACGGAACTGGAGCAGACGCAGGAGAAGCTGTCCCAATCGCAAGCCGAATCGAAGCAACTGCAGCTCGAAATGGGAGTTGTCAATCAGTTCATTTCAAAGTTCCTGCTCGGCATGAGCCGTAAGCCGACGGTGAGCGATGTCAATATCGACAAGTTGGCCGCAGTGCTGGAAGAAAACCGAGATCTGTTGATCGAGATGACGAAAGACGAAGCGGAAACCATCGACACTGGAGCGTTCCTTCCGCGGGCTCTCTACGATCTAATCACGGAAGTGGACGAAGCGAACGAACAGATCGAAACCGATGGTGCGGAACAGGACGAGCCGGATGCGAGCGGTGGCGAAGAGGAGTTTACTGATGTACAGAAGGCATCCCCAGAACAGATTGCTGACAAGTTGCCAAAAGTCTGGCGGGTGTTGATTGAGCTGGTGAACCATCAGGAACGAGCTCAACCGGTTCCGTTTGTG GAAGGGGGAGAGAGTGAAGAATGTCTCAAGTCGGTACAGACGCGAAATGGACCGAAAACGGTCGTTAGTGTTAGTAAGACGTATATCAAGCTGAAAGATTTGATACTGGAGAAGAAGTCCCTCAAGAAGGAAACCAACCGATTGCGGACGCTGAACTCGCACCTCGAGCGGAGGCTCGACTCGCAGGAGAAACGTCTCAGTGCTGTGAGTTTGGAACTGACAAAGACTTGGCATCTGGTGGGAAAAATGCAG CGCCAGCATCGTCAGTTACATACTCAGGAGCAAATATTACGTTATCATCTGCAGCAAAAGCGTCGGCTGCTCAGCGAGCTCAAGGAAGAGCTTGAGTACTGCCGATTGAAATGGTCGGCCGCACGAGCAAAAAATATCGAATCCGAAGATCAGTGGAAGTCCCTGAAGGCAGATTTTGCCGCACGCCGAAAGCAAGACTCGCTCAACAACTCGGGAGAGAGTGGCTACAGTGACGAACAGCCGTCCGATGAGGAAGAGGTCGTGAATCGGAAGTCAAGTTTGGCTAATCAGCAATCGCCGGTCTACAGTGAAGGGTTGGAGGCGGACAAATGGAACCAGATGGTTGGTCGATTggataaatgttttgttggtAGTTCGGTGTCGAATATCTACCATCTTGCCGTCGCAAGTGTGTTGCGAAAGGCACACAGCGAGTCCGATATGAAATCGTTGGAGAATGTCGAACGAGCGAACCGATTTTGCAATGAAAAGATCGAAGACTTGCCCATCTTCCCGTACGAGGAAGATGAAGCAGGCCCGGAACCGGAGGAAATTCCTGTGGTATTGCGAAAGAAGCGTCGGTCGGCCTCGAAAAAGGGCAAGAAAAGGCACAATGATGCGGGTCAGCCGGAATCGGCCCAGGATATGTTTCTTCGATTGATGAATCTTGCCGAGGCGGGACAGGAAGTGgaggaagatgatgaagatggtgAGGACGACGAGCAGGACTTTGAGCGAACCGGGACAGGGAATGATAATGCCGAGGGTGAGTACAGCGAGAACGAAAGTGCAAGTGAGCTGAGTGAGGAGGAGCTGGAATGTTTGGAGTTGGCAGTAATGGACGAACGTGCCGAATCCTCGGTTACGCAGGAACGCTTCGAAGGACCGGATGCATCGTCACACTTCGACGCCGATAGGGAACTGTCGAGTGAGGAACTGTTCCAACGGAAACGGGAAGCACGTTTGCAAAGAATGGCTGAGCTCAATTCCAGGTTGGACCGATACTCGTCACCAACGCCGTCGGCATCCCCTGCGGAAGTTCCACAGACGGCAGCGAACGAGGGAACGAGTAGCAGCGTAGACAAGACCGAAGAACAGGTAGTGCTGAGTGAGGATGAACAGAAATACCTGCAAAGACGTGCCGAGCGGTTGGAGCGGCTTGAGCGCGAGGCGAAGGAGTTCCGCAATAGGCTTTCGAAAACGGTCCATCGGGGAACCGAAATAGCGGCACAGATCGACGAGATCCACAATGGGTTCATGGCCCGGCAATCGGAATCATCTCCCGTAGCTGGATGCTCAGGTGTGGCACAGACGAACGACAAGGTAGACCTGTCCTGCTTCACAGACAAGGAACGTGAGTACACATCGGCACGGACCGAGCGGCTTGAACGGCTCGAGAACGAAAGTCAGAAATTGCTGAGACAAATGAATCAAACAATCCGACGCGGAAGTAGTCTCACGACGAAACTGGACATGCTGCACACTCGGTACGGTTCCCCGGCGACTAATGAACCGGAAGCAAGCGTCGAAACCAACAGCTCAGAACAAATGAAGCCTAGCGATGAATCTGGGCCAATAGAATCTTGCCAGGCAGAATCGACAGAGTTGTCAGTTCGGCAGGATACTGTTACGgagcaggagcagcagcaaGATTACACCGTAGCCGGACCTTACATGCCCATGGGACCAATAGAGCTAGTGCTAGTGTCGGACGAGGAAGTAATGCAAGAAGTAAGGAACCTTTTGGAAGATGAAAACGCTTCACTGCACGATTCGGAAACTTCTAACGAAAATCCTGAGCAATCTTAG
- the LOC125763454 gene encoding lysine--tRNA ligase-like gives MIRGKRETKESEKSFKISPNQYFMLRSIEISELKRRPETDPYPHKFLVTISIGDFIEKYNNLRSGTLVHDVNVQMAGRIHAIRESSAHLIFLDIKGEGMLLQVLANAKLFHSEQQFIDETSVLRRGDIIGITGAPGKSKTGTISIMAKQIKLLAPCLHMLPHQHYGLKNKETRFRQRYLDLMINNNVRSIFVTRAKIISFIRRFLDDRGFLEVETPMMNMIASGAAATPFATHHNDLKMDLFLRIAPELHLKMLTVGGFDRVYEIGRQFRNEGMDPTHNPEFTTCEFYMAYADYNDIMEITETLLSSMVHAIHGSFKIKYHPQDCQGAEVEIDFTPPFKRISMISSLEAELGVEFPPANQLDTPEAGKFLDDLCIQHSVECESPRTASRLLDKLVGKMLEANCHNPTFLCDHPQMMSPLAKSHRTQPGLTERFELFVMGKEICNAYTELNDPAVQRQQFAQQAANRAAGDDEAQLVDENFCTALEYGLPPTGGWGMGIDRLAMLLTDTNNIKEVLLFPAMKPDTTIREQKITSPPNTTGE, from the coding sequence ATGATTCGTGGCAAGCGGGAAACGAAGGAAAGCGAGAAGAGTTTTAAAATATCACCTAATCAATATTTTATGCTGCGAAGTATTGAGATTAGTGAGTTGAAAAGACGCCCGGAAACAGATCCGTACCCGCACAAGTTCTTGGTGACAATTTCGATTGGTGATTTCAtcgaaaaatataataatctCCGATCTGGAACTTTGGTGCATGATGTTAACGTTCAGATGGCCGGTCGAATACATGCCATTCGTGAATCAAGCGCACATCTCATCTTTTTAGACATTAAGGGAGAAGGGATGCTGCTCCAGGTTTTGGCCAATGCAAAGTTGTTTCATAGCGAACAGCAGTTTATCGATGAAACTTCAGTATTGCGACGTGGTGACATTATTGGAATCACAGGTGCTCCTGGTAAATCGAAAACGGGAACTATTTCGATTATGGCCAAGCAAATAAAGCTGCTGGCACCGTGTCTCCACATGCTGCCGCACCAGCATTACGGTCTGAAGAATAAGGAGACCCGATTCCGCCAACGCTATCTCGATCTGATGATAAACAACAACGTGCGTTCCATTTTCGTGACACGGGCTAAGATCATTAGCTTCATACGGCGATTTCTCGACGATCGCGGGTTTCTGGAGGTGGAAACGCCCATGATGAATATGATTGCCAGTGGTGCTGCGGCCACACCGTTCGCCACGCACCATAACGATCTCAAGATGGATCTCTTTCTTCGCATAGCTCCGGAGCTGCACTTGAAAATGTTGACCGTTGGAGGATTCGATCGTGTCTACGAAATAGGGCGACAGTTTCGCAACGAAGGCATGGATCCGACGCACAATCCCGAGTTTACGACATGCGAGTTCTACATGGCGTACGCAGATTATAACGATATCATGGAAATTACGGAAACACTCTTGTCCAGTATGGTACACGCTATTCATGGTTCCTTCAAAATAAAGTACCACCCGCAGGATTGCCAAGGAGCTGAGGTCGAGATAGATTTTACGCCACCGTTCAAGCGCATCTCTATGATAAGTTCGCTGGAAGCAGAATTGGGTGTTGAATTCCCACCCGCCAATCAACTGGACACACCGGAAGCAGGCAAATTTTTGGATGACTTATGTATTCAACATAGCGTCGAATGCGAATCGCCGCGTACAGCTTCCCGTTTGTTGGATAAACTAGTTGGAAAGATGCTGGAAGCAAACTGTCACAATCCCACGTTTCTTTGTGACCATCCACAAATGATGAGCCCGCTGGCAAAGTCCCACCGCACTCAGCCGGGCTTGACGGAACGCTTTGAATTGTTTGTCATGGGGAAAGAAATCTGCAACGCGTACACCGAGCTGAACGATCCGGCTGTACAGCGACAGCAGTTTGCGCAACAGGCCGCCAACCGAGCGGCCGGAGATGACGAAGCACAGCTGGTGGACGAGAACTTCTGTACCGCGCTGGAGTATGGTTTACCACCGACCGGCGGATGGGGTATGGGCATCGATCGACTGGCAATGTTGCTGACAGACACTAACAACATCAAGGAGGTGTTACTGTTTCCGGCAATGAAGCCGGATACTACAATCCGTGAGCAAAAGATCACATCACCGCCAAACACAACTGGCGAATAA